One genomic window of Salvia miltiorrhiza cultivar Shanhuang (shh) chromosome 4, IMPLAD_Smil_shh, whole genome shotgun sequence includes the following:
- the LOC131020703 gene encoding uncharacterized protein LOC131020703 isoform X2 has product MLMGRAEGLLKLNSEKNLLLSDSGSELEADEEADNPPRVLYAASFDELASKHVNYDTIIWLSISLLLVLAWGVGIIMLLYLPYRRYVLQKDVASRKLHVTSKGIVYKASRPSYIPFLAKRDIEKHVPLGLIIDVIIEQGWLQSLYGLHTFRVESIVHGKAAPVDELQVQGLSNPGLLRKVIVTQASKAIQDTGISWDPNIKVTSESMFRMESLTLGPAVLRSPSSKSTKMIGSPRRALMERKGVVPTDAMLTKLEEVNKSVKKIEFLIEKKQGSAGPSVDDP; this is encoded by the exons ATGCTGATGGGTCGTGCTGAGGGGCTGCTGAAGCTTAATTCTGAGAAAAATCTGCTCCTTTCCGATTCCGGCTCTGAGCTTGAAGCCGATGAAGAAGCTGATAATCCTCCGAGAGTACTGTACGCTGCTTCGTTCGACGAACTCGCATCGAAACATGTTAATTATGATACGATAATATGGCTCTCGATATCTCTGTTACTAGTTTTGGCTTGGGGTGTTGGGATAATTATGCTGCTTTATTTGCCCTATAGAAGATATGTGCTTCAGAAAGATGTTGCATCGCGTAAACTCCATGTTACATCGAAAGGAATAGTGTATAAG GCGTCTAGGCCCTCGTATATACCCTTCTTGGCGAAAAGAGATATTGAGAAGCATGTACCTCTTGGGTTGATTATTGATGTTATAATAGAACAAG GTTGGCTGCAATCATTGTATGGATTGCATACATTTAGAGTTGAAAGTATTGTACATGGTAAGGCCGCACCAGTCGATGAATTACAAGTTCAAGGACTTAGTAACCCTGGACTATTGAGGAAG GTTATAGTAACGCAGGCTTCAAAGGCTATACAAGACACCGGCATAAGCTGGGACCCTAACATCAAAGTTACCAGTGAAAGCATGTTTCGCATGGAATCTCTAACCTTGGGTCCAGCAGTTTTAAGATCACCGTCGTCTAAAAGCACTAAG ATGATAGGATCTCCTCGCCGTGCTTTGATGGAACGCAAAGGTGTGGTACCTACAGATGCAATGCTTACCAAGCTAGAAGAAGTTAACAAATCAGTGAAG AAAATCGAGTTTCTCATTGAGAAAAAGCAGGGCTCGGCTGGACCAAGTGTGGACGATCCATGA
- the LOC131020734 gene encoding uncharacterized protein LOC131020734, whose protein sequence is MGAPVNSAEPPPPQDAAAETVDALLEAARYDDIDDLMSIASAGVSLDSKDSEGRTALHMASANGHLDIVDYLIRNGADVNAYNLEKNTPLHWASLNGHIEVVKRLILSGADISSLNSHEKSPVDEAVSRGKMDVIDAINEAAAQVDLARTQVS, encoded by the exons ATGGGAGCGCCGGTGAACTCAGcggagccgccgccgccgcaagATGCGGCGGCGGAGACCGTCGACGCTTTGCTAGAG GCTGCTAGGTATGATGATATAGACGATCTCATGAGTATAGCATCTGCTGGTGTTTCTCTGGATTCGAAGGATTCGGAAGGCCGCACAG CATTACATATGGCTTCAGCAAATGGGCATCTTGACATTGTTGATTATCTTATACGAAATGGGGCG GATGTTAATGCTTATAACTTGGAGAAGAACACTCCTCTTCATTGGGCAAGTCTCAATGGCCACATTGAG GTTGTGAAACGTCTGATTCTCAGTGGAGCTGATATCTCGTCACTGAACAG CCATGAGAAAAGTCCCGTTGATGAGGCAGTCAGTAGGGGAAAGATGGATGTGATCGATGCCATCAACGAAGCAGCAGCTCAGGTTGATCTTGCAAGAACACAAGTTTCGTAG
- the LOC131020661 gene encoding pentatricopeptide repeat-containing protein At5g15010, mitochondrial encodes MSRNLRRTIPALLLALRGNLHFNRIPPHTKPERRPLHFLSRYPIVSRPPVSAAFTSSIHSEGDCRSGSEHESESDCEVIASDPDSSRDFAAVVDILRTPGAQEKSAKLEGCGVNVTPGLVASVLSSVRNDWEAAFTFFLWAGKRPGYEHSRREYHSMIAILGKFRKFDTAWALIDDMRAASLVTTMTILIMIRKYAAVHDVAKAISAFYGLRRFKLEIGVDEFQGLLSALCRYKNVKDAEDLLFCNKAAYPLNTKSFNIILNGWCNVIGSLREGKRIWVEMERRGIRHDVYSYSSIMSCYSKMGNLNAVMRHYERMKALGIKPDRKAYNAVVHALAKGRFVNEARSLMETMQEAGIAPDSVTYNSLIMPLCKSHLLDEARKAFEEMVERGVAPTVRTYHAFLRAVRTAEEVFELLQSMHATGCHPSHDTYIMLIRKFCRWRQLEDVFKLWGEMSRHGLDPDRSSYIVLIHGLFLNGRLDAAHKYYVEMKEKDLLPEAKVDAMIQEWLASKSDAEGHAIAASGENKSTSSRIGEREKERFKSKNNLRDVEFRRRPEMRGVTRERGFSFWDE; translated from the coding sequence ATGTCGCGGAATCTGAGAAGAACGATACCTGCACTGCTCCTCGCGCTCCGCGGTAATCTCCATTTCAATCGGATACCGCCGCATACCAAACCAGAGCGCCGCCCTCTGCACTTTCTATCTCGATATCCTATTGTTAGCAGGCCACCAGTTTCTGCGGCTTTCACTTCCTCAATCCACAGTGAAGGAGACTGCCGCAGCGGATCGGAGCATGAATCAGAGAGCGATTGTGAAGTAATCGCAAGCGATCCGGATTCCTCGCGCGATTTCGCCGCCGTTGTGGACATTTTACGAACACCTGGTGCGCAGGAGAAGAGCGCGAAGCTGGAGGGATGCGGAGTGAATGTGACGCCGGGATTGGTGGCAAGCGTCCTTTCCTCCGTGCGGAACGATTGGGAGGCGGCGTTCACCTTCTTCCTGTGGGCCGGGAAGCGGCCGGGCTACGAGCATTCGCGGCGCGAGTACCACTCGATGATAGCCATCCTCGGCAAGTTCAGGAAGTTCGACACCGCGTGGGCTCTGATCGACGACATGAGAGCCGCGTCGCTCGTCACGACAATGACGATCCTGATCATGATCAGGAAGTACGCAGCCGTGCACGACGTTGCCAAGGCGATCAGCGCCTTCTACGGGCTGCGGCGCTTCAAGCTCGAGATAGGAGTCGATGAGTTCCAAGGCCTGCTCTCGGCTCTCTGCAGGTACAAGAACGTGAAGGATGCAGAGGATTTGCTCTTCTGCAACAAGGCCGCGTACCCGCTCAACACGAAGAGCTTCAACATCATCCTCAACGGGTGGTGCAATGTGATCGGCAGCCTGCGCGAGGGGAAGAGGATTTGGGTGGAGATGGAGAGGAGAGGGATTAGGCATGATGTCTACTCCTATTCAAGCATCATGTCTTGCTATTCCAAGATGGGAAATCTCAACGCAGTGATGAGGCATTACGAGAGGATGAAGGCTTTAGGCATCAAGCCGGATAGGAAAGCCTACAACGCCGTGGTTCACGCTCTGGCCAAGGGGAGGTTCGTTAACGAAGCTCGTAGCCTCATGGAGACGATGCAGGAGGCGGGCATTGCCCCAGACTCCGTCACTTACAACTCGCTGATCATGCCTCTTTGCAAGTCGCATCTCTTGGACGAGGCGAGGAAGGCGTTCGAGGAGATGGTGGAGAGAGGCGTGGCGCCCACTGTCCGGACCTACCACGCCTTCCTCCGTGCTGTGAGGACTGCAGAGGAAGTGTTTGAGCTTCTGCAGAGTATGCACGCGACCGGGTGCCATCCGAGCCACGATACGTACATCATGTTGATCAGGAAATTCTGCCGCTGGCGCCAGCTTGAGGACGTGTTCAAGCTGTGGGGCGAGATGAGCAGGCACGGGCTCGACCCTGATAGGAGCTCGTACATCGTGCTGATACACGGCCTTTTCTTGAACGGGAGGTTGGACGCGGCGCATAAGTACTATGTGGAGATGAAGGAGAAGGATTTGTTGCCGGAGGCGAAAGTGGATGCTATGATTCAAGAATGGTTGGCGAGTAAGAGTGATGCAGAAGGCCATGCGATTGCTGCATCAGGTGAGAACAAATCTACCTCTAGTAGGATAGGGGAAAGGGAAAAGGAGAGATTCAAATCCAAAAACAATTTGAGGGATGTTGAATTTCGCCGACGGCCTGAAATGAGGGGTGTTACTAGGGAGAGGGGCTTTTCGTTTTGGGATGAATGA
- the LOC131020698 gene encoding uncharacterized protein LOC131020698: MSKKKRVLIVGGTGYLGQHLLQSFADADSQLALAFTHHSAPPPALLNAIPHALPFSLDLRTCDGLDAISDAFGQPDVVINCAALSVPRVCEMDPEAAMSINVPTGLVKWLSSFREASLLIHLSTDQVYEGTKSFYQEEDETAPVNVYGKSKVEAEQYVSAHCQNYAILRSSIIYGPQTISPVPKSLPVQWMDSVLAKGEPMDFFHDEFRCPVFVKDLVAAIQILTNRWITEAKLVRLLLNVGGPDRVSRVQMAEAVAHVRGYSTSLIKQVSASSVDRGVKSPCDISMDITKLVQTTGISPTCYAEGVRSTLEAEAKSAAKP, from the exons atgAGTAAGAAGAAGCGAGTGCTGATAGTGGGAGGCACAGGCTACCTGGGGCAGCACCTCCTGCAATCCTTCGCCGATGCAGATTCTCAACTCGCTCTTGCATTCACGCACCATTCCGCTCCTCCTCCCGCGCTGCTCAATGCCATTCCTCACGCTCTTCCTTTCAGCTTAGATTTACGCACCTGCGACGGCCTCGATGCCATCTCCGACGCATTCGGCCAG CCCGATGTGGTGATCAATTGTGCTGCCTTATCCGTCCCTCGCGTCTGTGAGATGGATCCAGAAGCTGCCATGTCGATAAATGTGCCGACTGGTCTAGTGAAATGGTTATCAAGCTTTAGAGAGGCTAGTCTGCTGATTCATCTCTCAACTGACCAAG TTTATGAAGGAACCAAATCTTTCTATCAGGAAGAGGATGAGACTGCTCCTGTAAATGTTTATGGAAAATCTAAAGTCGAAGCAGAGCAGTACGTGTCCGCACACTGCCAAAACTATGCAATTTTGAGAAGCAGTATAATTTATGGACCGCAAACCATATCTCCCGTTCCCAAATCACTTCCAGTACAG TGGATGGATAGTGTTCTTGCTAAGGGAGAGCCAATGGATTTCTTTCATGACGAGTTCCGTTGCCCTGTCTTTGTGAAGGACCTTGTTGCTGCCATACAAATACTGACTAACCGATGGATCACAG AGGCTAAGCTAGTGCGGCTGCTTCTGAATGTGGGAGGGCCGGACCGGGTGTCACGGGTTCAAATGGCTGAGGCCGTTGCACACGTCAGGGGATATAGTACCTCGTTGATCAAACAAGTTTCTGCTTCATCG GTCGATCGTGGTGTGAAATCGCCTTGTGATATTTCCATGGATATCACCAAGCTGGTTCAGACAACAGGTATTTCTCCGACTTGTTACGCCGAAGGCGTCAGATCGACACTCGAAGCTGAAGCTAAAAGCGCGGCAAAGCCATGA
- the LOC131020739 gene encoding elicitor-responsive protein 3, whose protein sequence is MPRGTLEVLLVSAKGLEDSDFLSGSDPYAILTYRTQEKTSGIASVEGSCSEWNESFLFSISSDVTELKIKLMDKDTFTADDFVGEATIPLEPLFVEESVPPMAYQVVKDEQYCGEIKVGLTFTPQRSRGGELEEESLGGWKQSSFEE, encoded by the exons ATGCCTCGTGGAACCCTTGAAGTTCTTCTTGTTAGCGCCAAAGGTCTCGAGGACTCCGATTTCCTAT CTGGATCGGATCCTTATGCGATTCTCACCTACCGGACTCAGGAGAAGACAAGCGGCATTGCATCAG TTGAAGGATCTTGCTCTGAGTGGAATGAGAGCTTCCTCTTCTCCATATCCAGCGATGTGACCGAGCTGAAGATCAAACTAATGGACAAAGACACATTTACAGCAGACGACTTTGTTGGAGAAGCAAC AATTCCTCTGGAGCCTTTGTTTGTTGAAGAAAGCGTTCCCCCCATGGCGTACCAAGTTGTGAAAGACGAGCAGTACTGCGGAGAGATTAAAGTTGGCCTCACTTTCACTCCCCAG AGGAGTAGAGGCGGCGAGCTTGAAGAGGAGAGCCTTGGAGGATGGAAGCAATCATCATTTGAGGAGTGA
- the LOC131020703 gene encoding uncharacterized protein LOC131020703 isoform X1, translating into MLMGRAEGLLKLNSEKNLLLSDSGSELEADEEADNPPRVLYAASFDELASKHVNYDTIIWLSISLLLVLAWGVGIIMLLYLPYRRYVLQKDVASRKLHVTSKGIVYKASRPSYIPFLAKRDIEKHVPLGLIIDVIIEQGWLQSLYGLHTFRVESIVHGKAAPVDELQVQGLSNPGLLRKVIVTQASKAIQDTGISWDPNIKVTSESMFRMESLTLGPAVLRSPSSKSTKMIGSPRRALMERKGVVPTDAMLTKLEEVNKSVKVISISICGCINFCTMSLFYDSVPEGKL; encoded by the exons ATGCTGATGGGTCGTGCTGAGGGGCTGCTGAAGCTTAATTCTGAGAAAAATCTGCTCCTTTCCGATTCCGGCTCTGAGCTTGAAGCCGATGAAGAAGCTGATAATCCTCCGAGAGTACTGTACGCTGCTTCGTTCGACGAACTCGCATCGAAACATGTTAATTATGATACGATAATATGGCTCTCGATATCTCTGTTACTAGTTTTGGCTTGGGGTGTTGGGATAATTATGCTGCTTTATTTGCCCTATAGAAGATATGTGCTTCAGAAAGATGTTGCATCGCGTAAACTCCATGTTACATCGAAAGGAATAGTGTATAAG GCGTCTAGGCCCTCGTATATACCCTTCTTGGCGAAAAGAGATATTGAGAAGCATGTACCTCTTGGGTTGATTATTGATGTTATAATAGAACAAG GTTGGCTGCAATCATTGTATGGATTGCATACATTTAGAGTTGAAAGTATTGTACATGGTAAGGCCGCACCAGTCGATGAATTACAAGTTCAAGGACTTAGTAACCCTGGACTATTGAGGAAG GTTATAGTAACGCAGGCTTCAAAGGCTATACAAGACACCGGCATAAGCTGGGACCCTAACATCAAAGTTACCAGTGAAAGCATGTTTCGCATGGAATCTCTAACCTTGGGTCCAGCAGTTTTAAGATCACCGTCGTCTAAAAGCACTAAG ATGATAGGATCTCCTCGCCGTGCTTTGATGGAACGCAAAGGTGTGGTACCTACAGATGCAATGCTTACCAAGCTAGAAGAAGTTAACAAATCAGTGAAGGTGATCTCTATTTCTATATGTGGTTGCATAAACTTTTGCACGATGTCTCTATTTTACGATTCTGTTCCAGAGGGTAAATTATAG